CGCACCTCGCCTGATTGGGACACGAATAACCCTCAGACGGCGGTCGACGAATTCCTGAAGAAACATCCAGAATTTACGCTGGAAGAGCCCGCGTTCCCATTTAACGAGGGAATCGTCACAGATCGCGTGACCTACTGGCCAAACGCCTTCCTCAAGCGGGCTTGACCGGTTCCCAGAAGTGAATTATGCCACGTCGACGCTCGGTGGATATTCGTTGAAGATTGGACTTTAGGGCCATCAATCGCAATCGGATTGCGACGCGGCCAGATGACGTCTGCTCGAAAAGTCCAGACAATGCCGAGTGCTGCGGAAAGGATGGCGCAGAATGTCGACCCCTCTCGTTTCGATTGGAATGCCTGTTTACAACGGGGGCGAAACGCTCCGACGCGCTCTCAAAAGTGTGCTGGCTCAGTCGGAGGGCAATTTTGAAATTATTCTGTCGGACAACGCATCAACCGACGGTGTGACTCAAGCGATCTGTGAAGAGTACGCGCGGCTTGATCCGCGAATTCGCCTGACGCGACAGCCGGAGAATCGCGGCGCGATCGCCAACTTCTTGTGGGTGGTGGAACACGCCCGCGGCAAGTATTTCATGTGGGCCGCTCATGACGACACCTGGGCAAAGGACTATGTCGAATTGCTCAGCCGCCGTCTGGATGCCTGTCCCACAGCCGTGCTGGCAACGCCGTCGATCACGACCGAGAAAACAATCTCGCACGGCGACCGGATTCAACACGTCATTCCACCAGCCCCGAATGCGGATCGATGGACCACACTGGACGTCTTCATCAAAGACGCTGGCTGCGAATGGATCTATGGACTCTATCGCACCAACTGGATCAAAACGGCGACTCCCCAATGGGTGAACTTCCCACTCGACTACGGTGATCTGGTCTGGATGTTCGATCTGATGGTGCGTGAGCAGGTCGTTGGTGAGCCGAACACGATGTTCTACTACACCAACAGCCATAAGACACAGAAGACTGCAAACCGGCGGCTCAGAAAAATCGAAGTGTGGGCACAGCTGATCTATCACCTCAATCGAATCAGTTGGACCCGTGTACCTCCTGCCGAACAATGGCGTGCGTTCTTCTACGCCTGTCGCATCATCTTCCGTTTCCACATCTATCGTCGCGGGATCCTGGGAACACCCGCCAACATCGCCAAGCTGGCGATGCTTTGGGCGATGTTTGGCTTCGGAAAGGGAGTCAATCGAATCATGGGCCATCGCAGTCTGGCTCGGTAAACAAGGACATGAGTCAGTCACCGTTCACAGACCGGCGACTGACTCATTTTCCCGCAACAAAAGAAAGAGTTGCTCTGGTCGATGCGATTCAGATTCGAATGAACCGGGAAATTGTGCCTGTTCCCCTCTCTGCGGGCGGTGAACGGTTACCGTAATGAAATCAGGGCCCTTCTGACACTTTTTGACGTATCGTTAACACCATGCCGCCACACACATCGGAACCAAACCTTCCATCCGCGTTAACGACTCGCCACGACGGAACACGATGGGAGGAGCTGGTGATCCGTTGTCGCAACTGGTTCGCGCTGACGCCGCAAATCGATTCGAGTTCGGCTCATTTCGACACCGACCAGCAACGTACCCAAAGGATCATCGGCTGGCTGATCGGATTGGGATTGCTTGCGAGGGTCGTTCGGTACTACTTGTGCTTTCCCCTGTGGGACGACGAATCGTTCTTGTGTGTCAACTTCATCAGCCGCAGTTTCGCAGAGCTCTTGCGGCCACTCGACTATCACCAGGTCGCGCCCGTGCTATTTCTGTGGATCGAACGGGCGCTCGTGAAGCTGTTCGGCTTCTCGGAATACGCCCTGCGGTTGTTTCCGTTTGTGTGCTCGATCGCCAGCCTCTTCGTCTTTCGCCGCGTCGCCGAGAAACTGCTGTCCGGCCCGGCGCTCATCTTCGCGATCGCGATGTTCGCCGTCTCATACCCTGGTATTCGCTACGCTGCGGAAGCCAAGCCCTACGGCAGCGACATGTTTGTGTCGCTCGTGATGCTATCCTGCGTCGTCGACTGGTTCCAACGGCGGGACAGCCGAATCCTGATCCTGCTGGCTGTGGCGATGCCCATCGTCATGGGTGTCTCATACCCGGCCGTCTTTGCAGCGGGGGGGATGAGCCTGGTTGTGGCCGCTGTACTGCTGACCCAGCACGGATCACAACGTGAATGGCTGCTCTGGGCGGTTTGGAACGCCAGCCTGGTTGCCAGTTTTGTGACCTGGTTCAGCATGGTTGGCCGCGTGCAAAATGGTGCTGAAGCGGAATTCATGGGTGCATACTGGAAAGAAAACTTCCCACCCATCGCTCAACCCTGGCTAGTACCATATTGGCTCTTGAAGACCCACGCGAGCGACTTTCTGGCCTACCCGTTCGGCGGCCCTAAATGGGCCAGTTCACTGACACTCATTGTTTGCCTGATGGGACTCTGGAGTCTCGCAAAACGTCGGCTGATTTTGATTCTGGGCCTACTGCTGGCGCCAGCCGGATTGCATTTGCTGGCGGCCGCCCTGCAGAAATATCCCTACGGTGGTCACGTCAAGTTTTCGCAACATCTGGCTCCGATGATCTGCTGTCTGGGCGGAGTGGGATTGGCTCAACTTCAGGACTGGATCGCGCAAGGCAGCGAATCGAGAAATCGTGGTTTGATTGCGATCTGTACGCTGCTAGTCGCGGTCGGAGGGGCGTCGATCGGACGCGACCTGATCAGCCCCTACAAAACGCGATCCGACTTCCGAGCCAGAGCGTTCGCTCAATCGTTCTGGGCGGGAGCCCACTACGCCGAAGAAGTGGTCTGCGTGGAAAGTGACCTGGGATTCAATCTCGTCCCGGATCAGCATCGAGAACTGAGCTGGTGTGCTCACTTTATCTGCAACCGAGCCATTGAAGTCAGCCGGGCGTCGCTCCGTCCCGCCGATGTGACAAAAGTCTCGGCGACACGCCCATTGCGTTGCGTTCTCTACCGCGACGCACGATATTCCCTCGATCAAGACATTCTGAATCAGTGGCTCGCCGACATGCAACAGGACTACGAACTGGTGGCGCATGAAAGCGTTCCATTCCCACGAATGGCGAAAAACGATCGTAGTCTGATCACGATGGAACATGTCGATTCCTACAAGTTCATTCCTCGTGATGGCGTCGTCCGGGCGGAATTACCCTTCGCGCGCAGACAGACGGCCGCGTCGAACTAGTACGAATTGACCTGTCGGTGAATCTCTTGCGAACAGGCCAAGGTATCTACTGGCAATGTTCGCAACCTTGTCAGATCAGTGTGGAGAAATCACCAGAAACCGAGGGGACTGTTGAAACAACCTCCGTAGGCTTCCTGATGTTTCTCCAGGCCGAGAATGTCTTCCTTAAAAGCCTTGTGAGCCTTCATGTGCGGGATTGCCGGTTACATCAGCTTGAAGAACGCACCCGTCTATCGCGAAACGATCGCGCGAATGGTTGCGGCAATCAAGCACCGGGGTCCTGACGCTCAGACGGTACATCTGGATGGCCCGGTCGGGTTTGGACATGCTCGCCTTTCCATCATCGATCTCGCTGGCGGTCAGCAACCACTGTTCAACGAAGACAGGACCGTCTCGGTCATCTGCAACGGCGAAATCTATAATTATCGCGAACTTCGCGAGCGCCTTCTGCAACGAGGCCACCGCTTTCATACCGGCAGCGACTGCGAAGTGATCGCCCATCTCTGGGAAGAACACGGTTCAAAGCTGGTCGACGAGCTGCGAGGGATGTTCGCATTCGTCCTGTACGATCGGCGTCAGAACGTCGTGTTCGGTGCCCGCGATCGATTCGGGCAGAAGCCGCTGTACTACTACCATAGTGACGATACGTTCGCGTTCGCGTCCGAGATCAAAGGGTTGCTGCCCCTGTCCGAAATCTCGCGGAATCTTGATCCCTTCGCCGTCGATCAGTTTCTATTTCATCAGTTCATCCCGCAACCACGAACCCTGTTTCGCTACGTGAAAAAGCTGCCAGCGGGGAACTGCTTCGAACTCCGATTGCCACCATTACCGCATCAGGCTGCACAAAGGCTTGCAGAAGAACTGACGTCAGCGGGCGTCACAGCACCGCCACAAGCGGCGACGCGTCAAAATGGCCTGGAAAAATCGTCGAGTAGCCGAGGCGCTCACTTTTTCACCTGGCGGTACTGGCATCCCACGTTCGCTCCAGACTGGGCCAAGTCTGACGCTGAACATCTAAACTGCGTCGAAGCGTCGCTCACGGATGCGGTAGAAAGCCACATGGTGGCCGACGTACCAGTCGGAGTCTTTCTAAGCGGCGGAATCGATTCCAGCCTGATCACGGCACTTGCCGCGAAATTCAATCCGCAGCCCCTGGAAACCTTCGCGATTTCGTTTCCGGGCAGCGAACATGACGAAGGTCCAAGCGCTGCCGCGGTGGCCAAATACCTCGGCACCAAACACCACGAATTTCCGTTCGTCCCCGGCGATATGCGTGAACTGCTGACGCGAGCCGCCACGCTGTATGACCAACCCTTGGCCGATACGGCTGTGTTGCCACTGATGGCGCTCAGCCGTGCCGCGGCCAACCACGTAAAAGTCGTTCTGACCGGTGACGGTGGCGACGAACTGTTCGCGGGATATCGGAAGTATCAACGCGTTTCTGGTGTCCCCGGCCGATATCGATGGCTCTCGCGGATCAGCGCGTTGCTCTTTCCGATGCACGAGTTGGCCGCCTGCCGCCCCGATCCGCTGGGACTGCGCAAGGCCCGAGCGCGTGTCGCAATGGTCATCGCGCCGACCTGTCGTAGCGATTACAACCGTCAAGGTTGGGAAGGTTGGGAACGGTATGCAATTTACCGTCCCGAAATCGCGCAGATGATTGGCGGTCAGTTCGAGTCACTGCGGCGACCGTGTGACTTGGAACTGGGAAAGCTCTCTCCACTCAATGCGGCCTTGCAACTTGATCAGGGTACCGTGTTGGCCGATCGACTGCTCCTCAAGGGCGATTGCTCGACCATGGCGTTTGGCCTCGAAGCACGGGCCCCATTGTTGGACCATCACCTCGCCAAGATTGCAGGCGAGTTACCCTATCATTTGAAGGTGACACCGTCCAAAACGAAGGTCGCCTTGCGCGAAATCGCGAGTCGGTACCTTCCCGTCGAGATCATCAATCGCCGCAAGAAAGGCTTTTCGATGCCACTCGACAAATGGTTTCGAAATGAGTTACTCGATTGGACCAAGAGCTGCCTTTTGGACGATTCGATCGCCCTGTCACGCTACTTCCAACGAGCCCCGATCGAAAAGCTCATCCGCGAACATGTCGCCGGCCAAAACCACGCCGCCCGCATTCACACGCTGCTGATGTTCGAACTCTGGAACCGAGAATACGCCAGCTAGCGCCCTCTCTTCTCTGTGTCTCCGTGCCTCTGTGCCTCGCTTCATCCCCACTGGATCCACATGGACGCGTCGCGTACATCGGGAACACACTGGTAGGGGATTGAGACACAGAGGCGCAGAGCCACAGAGAATTTCAGTTCGCACGAACAAGTGGGCGAAATGTAGGACTCGCCTATCTGGCTAGAATCCGATACGAACAATAGTCGATAGAAGGTGGAAAGAACCCCATGTCATTTCAGCAACCGATCTTTCTGACAGCGGAATGGCGACATCTGGTGATGCTGAATTACTTCATCGATCCCGCGATCCTCAAACCGCTCGTCCCCGCAGGAACAGAGTTGGATTTCAGGAACAATCAAACTTATGTCAGTCTTGTCGGATTTCGGTTTCTCAATACGAAGATTCGCAATGTTCCGGTTCCGTGCCATCGCAATTTTTCGGAAGTCAATTTGCGATTCTATGTCCGACACCGTGATGGTGACGAATGGCGTCGGGCCGTGGTGTTCATCAAAGAGATCGTGCCACTTCCTGCGGTCACGTTGATCGCGCGTCGTCTGTACAACGAAAACTACGTCACGCTCCCCATGCGACAGACATTGATGCAGACATTCATCAATCATCGTCGCAGGCAATCCCTATCCTATTCCTGGAAGTGGCAGGGCCGCTGGGCTGAACTCGCCGCCGAGACTGAAGGGGATCCCGAGCCGCTGGCGAGGGGTTCGGAAGAAGAGTTTATCGCCGAGCACTATTGGGGTTACACAACTCAACGCAATGGCAGCACGATGGAGTACGCTGTTGAACATCCGCCATGGCAGGTCTGGCGCGCGACAGTCTCCCGTTTTCATGGCGACGCGACTTCGCTGTATGGCCAGGAGTTTGCCGAAACACTCTCGCGGCCGCCGAGCTCGGCGTTCGTCGCAGACGGATCGGAAGTGCTCATCCGCAAGGGGACCCGATTGCCGAAGCCTTCGCCGATCGCTCGAACGATTCCCTCGTCAGCGAAATCCCACTAAAACCACACGAGAGACCCCGCCACCAAGCCTCGTCGATGAACCACGACTCACAGAGGAACGCGGTCTGCGCCCAGTTCTGCATACGCGTATGCCCAACAATTCTGTGCTCATCGAGCACATCGCACCTTAACGAGATCACAATGTGGATCGGCATCATTTCAGACACCCATGATCAGACTGACCGGACAACGCGTGCCGTTCAAACGCTGAAGGAGCACGGAGCCGAACATCTGATTCACTGCGGCGATCTGATCGAGCCCGAGATCCTCGCCGCTTGTAGTGGGCTGCCGCTACACTTTGTGTTCGGCAACAACGATGTCCGCCGCGTCTCGCTCCTGCGATCCGCCGCCGAAGCACAATGAGCGACCTGTCTGGAATGGGGCGGTGAATTCGAACTCTCTGGAAAGCGGCTGGCCGTGGCTCACGGGCATGACCTCCACGAAATCCGTCGGCTATTGGCAAACCATCCCCACTATCTCTTCTCCGGACACACGCATCTTGCCGCCGATGAACAAGAGGGCGTTAACCGGCGAATCAACCCAGGAGCACTGCACCGTGCTCGTACCTTTTCGGTCGGGTTATTGAACCTCGAAACGGACGAACTTCGGTATTTGGAAATTCCACGTTAGAACTCGTGCAGAGACCAAGCCAACCTGATTCTGGAGAACACCGCGTGACAGCGACAAAGCGAATTGGAATCGCAATTGTGGAACATGCAGGGCAATACCTGGTGGGAACGCGCGGTCCCGACGGCCCATTGCCCGGCTATGCCGAATTCCCGGGGGGGAAGTGTCTTCCCGACGAAACTCCTTCCGACTGTGCCATTCGCGAATGTCTCGAGGAATCAGGCCTGCCAATTGCTCCCGAGAAGCTGCTGCAGCAATTGGAATTCGAATATCCGCACGGTCGAGTTCATCTGCATTTCTACCTCTGTCATCCCGAGGATGCGAAATCGGTGAGTGATCGGCATCAAGGATTCCGCTGGGTCGAACTGGCAGAACTTACGACTCTAAAATTCCCAGAGGCCAATGCGGACGTCGTCAAAATGCTGGTGCGTGAGTCCAACGAAAGCTGAAGTGTCTTCAGGGCAAATTTGTGCTGACACGTCAGCGGATCTGTTCGCGTATGATGCTTTGCGTTACGGATTGCGTTCGAATCCTTGCCGGAGCGGTGAGGCTCTGCCAGAATCCCGTCTGAGACGGACCGGTGAGAGGAATCGCCACTCAATCCGTCTTGAGAATTCGAAACGGGTCAATTCGCCCGCAAGCCACACAGCCTGAAAAAAGAACGAGAACCGGCGCCGCCAGTCCTCGAACGTTGTCATCGCGACGGCCACAGGCTGCCAGGACTCGGGGCGAGAAGATAAGGATGCTTCACTATGCTTCGTTGCTGTGCGTTGATCAGCGCATTGGTCGTGTTCGGGGGATTCCTAAGCGGCTGCATGAAATCCAGCCCACCCGGCACACAACAGACCTCATCTACTCCAGCAGATTCGTCGAAGCCAGAGGAATCCGGGTCACCCGCCGCAACGTCAACACCCGTGAAACCGACCGCAGCGTATTGGGATGATT
This Schlesneria paludicola DSM 18645 DNA region includes the following protein-coding sequences:
- a CDS encoding glycosyltransferase family 2 protein, with the protein product MSTPLVSIGMPVYNGGETLRRALKSVLAQSEGNFEIILSDNASTDGVTQAICEEYARLDPRIRLTRQPENRGAIANFLWVVEHARGKYFMWAAHDDTWAKDYVELLSRRLDACPTAVLATPSITTEKTISHGDRIQHVIPPAPNADRWTTLDVFIKDAGCEWIYGLYRTNWIKTATPQWVNFPLDYGDLVWMFDLMVREQVVGEPNTMFYYTNSHKTQKTANRRLRKIEVWAQLIYHLNRISWTRVPPAEQWRAFFYACRIIFRFHIYRRGILGTPANIAKLAMLWAMFGFGKGVNRIMGHRSLAR
- a CDS encoding ArnT family glycosyltransferase, which produces MIRCRNWFALTPQIDSSSAHFDTDQQRTQRIIGWLIGLGLLARVVRYYLCFPLWDDESFLCVNFISRSFAELLRPLDYHQVAPVLFLWIERALVKLFGFSEYALRLFPFVCSIASLFVFRRVAEKLLSGPALIFAIAMFAVSYPGIRYAAEAKPYGSDMFVSLVMLSCVVDWFQRRDSRILILLAVAMPIVMGVSYPAVFAAGGMSLVVAAVLLTQHGSQREWLLWAVWNASLVASFVTWFSMVGRVQNGAEAEFMGAYWKENFPPIAQPWLVPYWLLKTHASDFLAYPFGGPKWASSLTLIVCLMGLWSLAKRRLILILGLLLAPAGLHLLAAALQKYPYGGHVKFSQHLAPMICCLGGVGLAQLQDWIAQGSESRNRGLIAICTLLVAVGGASIGRDLISPYKTRSDFRARAFAQSFWAGAHYAEEVVCVESDLGFNLVPDQHRELSWCAHFICNRAIEVSRASLRPADVTKVSATRPLRCVLYRDARYSLDQDILNQWLADMQQDYELVAHESVPFPRMAKNDRSLITMEHVDSYKFIPRDGVVRAELPFARRQTAASN
- the asnB gene encoding asparagine synthase (glutamine-hydrolyzing), whose translation is MCGIAGYISLKNAPVYRETIARMVAAIKHRGPDAQTVHLDGPVGFGHARLSIIDLAGGQQPLFNEDRTVSVICNGEIYNYRELRERLLQRGHRFHTGSDCEVIAHLWEEHGSKLVDELRGMFAFVLYDRRQNVVFGARDRFGQKPLYYYHSDDTFAFASEIKGLLPLSEISRNLDPFAVDQFLFHQFIPQPRTLFRYVKKLPAGNCFELRLPPLPHQAAQRLAEELTSAGVTAPPQAATRQNGLEKSSSSRGAHFFTWRYWHPTFAPDWAKSDAEHLNCVEASLTDAVESHMVADVPVGVFLSGGIDSSLITALAAKFNPQPLETFAISFPGSEHDEGPSAAAVAKYLGTKHHEFPFVPGDMRELLTRAATLYDQPLADTAVLPLMALSRAAANHVKVVLTGDGGDELFAGYRKYQRVSGVPGRYRWLSRISALLFPMHELAACRPDPLGLRKARARVAMVIAPTCRSDYNRQGWEGWERYAIYRPEIAQMIGGQFESLRRPCDLELGKLSPLNAALQLDQGTVLADRLLLKGDCSTMAFGLEARAPLLDHHLAKIAGELPYHLKVTPSKTKVALREIASRYLPVEIINRRKKGFSMPLDKWFRNELLDWTKSCLLDDSIALSRYFQRAPIEKLIREHVAGQNHAARIHTLLMFELWNREYAS
- a CDS encoding YqjF family protein; its protein translation is MSFQQPIFLTAEWRHLVMLNYFIDPAILKPLVPAGTELDFRNNQTYVSLVGFRFLNTKIRNVPVPCHRNFSEVNLRFYVRHRDGDEWRRAVVFIKEIVPLPAVTLIARRLYNENYVTLPMRQTLMQTFINHRRRQSLSYSWKWQGRWAELAAETEGDPEPLARGSEEEFIAEHYWGYTTQRNGSTMEYAVEHPPWQVWRATVSRFHGDATSLYGQEFAETLSRPPSSAFVADGSEVLIRKGTRLPKPSPIARTIPSSAKSH
- a CDS encoding (deoxy)nucleoside triphosphate pyrophosphohydrolase, translating into MTATKRIGIAIVEHAGQYLVGTRGPDGPLPGYAEFPGGKCLPDETPSDCAIRECLEESGLPIAPEKLLQQLEFEYPHGRVHLHFYLCHPEDAKSVSDRHQGFRWVELAELTTLKFPEANADVVKMLVRESNES